A single window of Tuberibacillus sp. Marseille-P3662 DNA harbors:
- a CDS encoding dihydroxy-acid dehydratase domain-containing protein: MLRPNKEPKITIDNPHNPYRHNVQGKANEPITVAGLLDRAKSVLEDQKIQADWTLGEIYNRLEKNAPRIAIIGGSSDHPAHILDMQTVSKAAIKIWQEGGVPFYFSTPVLCDGTAQSNMGMSYSLQSRNAIAEIVVNQMEAHSYHGAFVIQGCDKQPLGVLSGLALLDRTRRLRGEAPVFASFAPSHVLQGGEIPPQLQDDLRAVADKAVRMGYQNISDDMHDALDYILQCSSNTQFQGVLLRAVENEIITHEEQKAFEKQLAVNTCDASGGICAFHGTGNSSRDIMAGFGLAHPNLELLIEPPTQEQLNPAIESLFSIANRPECSVGELVGHNIKNAIRIHSSGGGSSNLMMHIVGAMIYAGFDFNLWDVEKIHQEHPIPDLLDYSLTEGRDIYVLAQQTCSGMIRGMETLFYELLENDVPMDVDAMTVTGQTWKERLSDSNGLSADGVTDNPIILSQPKRQFSGVDVLRSNFFESAVVKISGMPTEQVDQFDEKVSFVVYFENEEKANEQLLNAEMLDELRDQKTFSQQHLLQMWEHNQPQTYWEAQSLSYNELFDRMVDDDILRLAIIIAGQGPEAFGMPEMFTPMQHINANRQLQRLATLISDGRYSGVSYGAAIGHMTPEAYKDGDILYLQQGDLLHLRFRSKRIDLLDSEAFAQGDIMPYQGDLRTERQQLGDQRKDTMKKRQKTVAASNRLVGCTDASEGVVPMAVKVDADIPFSIPATKL; this comes from the coding sequence ATGTTGAGACCAAATAAAGAGCCAAAGATCACTATTGATAATCCCCATAATCCTTATCGGCACAATGTACAAGGAAAGGCGAATGAGCCGATTACGGTGGCCGGATTACTAGATCGTGCTAAGAGCGTCCTGGAAGATCAAAAGATCCAGGCTGATTGGACATTAGGGGAGATTTATAATCGGTTGGAGAAAAACGCGCCCCGGATTGCCATTATTGGCGGTTCATCCGATCATCCCGCTCATATTCTTGATATGCAAACCGTTTCCAAGGCTGCGATTAAAATATGGCAAGAAGGCGGTGTTCCATTCTATTTTAGTACACCGGTATTATGTGATGGGACAGCACAAAGCAATATGGGGATGTCTTATTCCTTGCAGAGCCGAAACGCGATTGCTGAAATTGTGGTTAATCAAATGGAGGCTCACAGTTATCATGGGGCTTTTGTCATTCAAGGTTGTGATAAGCAGCCTCTGGGTGTACTAAGCGGTTTAGCTTTATTAGATCGTACCCGGCGCCTGCGTGGTGAGGCACCCGTGTTTGCTTCTTTCGCACCGTCGCATGTATTACAGGGCGGAGAAATTCCACCGCAGTTACAAGATGATTTGCGCGCCGTCGCTGATAAAGCTGTACGCATGGGCTATCAAAATATATCTGATGACATGCATGATGCCTTAGACTATATCTTGCAGTGCAGTTCAAATACACAGTTCCAAGGGGTTTTGCTACGAGCTGTTGAGAACGAAATTATCACTCATGAGGAGCAAAAGGCGTTTGAAAAACAATTGGCTGTTAATACGTGTGATGCTTCAGGAGGCATCTGTGCCTTTCACGGTACAGGGAACAGTTCTAGAGATATTATGGCAGGGTTTGGATTAGCTCATCCGAATTTAGAACTTTTGATTGAACCGCCAACACAAGAACAGTTGAATCCAGCTATTGAATCGTTATTCTCAATCGCCAATCGCCCGGAATGCAGTGTGGGAGAGCTGGTTGGCCATAATATAAAGAATGCCATTCGCATTCATAGTTCTGGCGGAGGCTCATCCAATTTAATGATGCATATTGTGGGGGCGATGATTTATGCCGGTTTCGATTTTAATTTGTGGGATGTTGAAAAGATTCATCAAGAACACCCCATCCCTGATTTGCTCGATTATAGTTTGACAGAGGGTCGGGATATCTATGTATTAGCACAACAGACTTGTTCAGGTATGATTCGCGGGATGGAGACCCTCTTTTATGAGCTTCTAGAAAATGACGTGCCTATGGATGTCGATGCCATGACAGTGACTGGTCAGACATGGAAAGAAAGGCTCAGCGATTCAAACGGATTAAGTGCAGACGGCGTTACAGACAATCCAATTATTCTCAGCCAACCCAAGCGTCAATTTAGTGGCGTCGATGTCTTGCGTAGCAACTTTTTTGAAAGCGCTGTCGTTAAAATAAGCGGTATGCCGACTGAGCAGGTCGACCAGTTTGATGAGAAGGTATCGTTTGTCGTATATTTTGAAAACGAGGAAAAGGCGAATGAACAACTCTTAAATGCTGAGATGTTAGATGAACTAAGAGATCAAAAGACCTTCTCACAGCAGCATCTATTGCAAATGTGGGAGCATAATCAGCCGCAGACGTATTGGGAAGCCCAATCATTATCTTATAATGAGCTATTCGATCGCATGGTAGATGATGACATATTAAGACTGGCGATCATTATTGCAGGGCAGGGACCTGAAGCGTTTGGTATGCCTGAAATGTTCACACCTATGCAGCATATTAATGCGAATCGTCAACTGCAGCGATTAGCGACACTAATCAGCGACGGTCGTTATTCTGGTGTGTCATACGGTGCCGCTATCGGACACATGACACCGGAAGCGTATAAAGACGGTGATATTCTATACTTACAACAAGGTGATTTGCTTCATTTGCGCTTTCGTTCCAAACGTATTGATTTGTTAGATAGTGAAGCATTTGCCCAAGGAGATATCATGCCGTATCAAGGTGACTTGCGAACGGAACGGCAACAGCTTGGTGACCAAAGAAAGGACACCATGAAAAAGCGCCAAAAAACAGTGGCAGCATCCAATCGCCTTGTGGGCTGCACTGACGCTTCAGAAGGGGTTGTCCCTATGGCGGTTAAAGTCGATGCAGATATTCCCTTTTCTATACCTGCAACAAAATTATAG
- the gucD gene encoding alpha-ketoglutaric semialdehyde dehydrogenase GucD has product MTVETKIQTFQNYIGGQWTQAASEDVKACMNPAHQHEVVGYIQNSLAEDVDHAIEAAHKAKKSWRKLAGAARGDYLYKIAAAIEARHEEIAQTMTREMGKTLPEARGETSRGIAILKYYAGEGMRKTGDVIPASDSKALQYTNRVPLGVVGLITPWNFPVAIPLWKMAPALIYGNTVVIKPAHDASVTAAKLIECVEQAGLPAGVVNLVTGSGSVVGQRIIDHPEINGITFTGSNQTGKRVAQGAVARDAKYQLEMGGKNPIIIADDADLDEAVEATLSGGLRSTGQKCTATSRVIVQEGVYEAFKSKLISRTKALTVGDGMKEDTWMGPSVNEAQLNTVLSYIDQGKAEGATLLLGGGKPSDPELQDGFFVEPTIFEDVNPNMTIGQEEIFGPVLALMKVDTIEDALEVANHVAFGLSASIFTKNIENAFEFVEDIEAGLVRVNFETAGVELQAPFGGMKGSSSGSREQGTAAIEFYTSIKTVYVKP; this is encoded by the coding sequence ATGACTGTTGAGACAAAAATTCAAACATTTCAAAACTATATTGGTGGTCAATGGACGCAGGCGGCATCTGAAGATGTTAAAGCTTGCATGAATCCGGCCCATCAACATGAGGTTGTCGGGTATATTCAAAACTCCTTAGCCGAGGACGTTGATCATGCAATAGAAGCGGCGCATAAAGCTAAGAAAAGTTGGCGCAAATTAGCCGGTGCTGCAAGAGGTGATTATCTTTATAAAATCGCCGCTGCGATTGAAGCAAGACACGAAGAGATTGCCCAAACAATGACGAGAGAAATGGGGAAAACGTTACCGGAAGCTAGAGGTGAAACGTCAAGAGGTATTGCGATTTTAAAATACTATGCCGGCGAAGGGATGCGGAAAACAGGCGATGTGATTCCCGCCAGTGATAGCAAGGCGTTGCAGTATACCAATCGTGTTCCGCTCGGTGTTGTTGGATTGATTACGCCTTGGAACTTTCCAGTGGCCATTCCATTGTGGAAGATGGCACCGGCCCTCATTTACGGAAATACAGTTGTCATTAAACCCGCTCATGATGCTTCAGTGACTGCGGCCAAATTGATCGAGTGTGTCGAACAAGCGGGATTACCTGCCGGTGTTGTTAACTTGGTCACTGGATCAGGATCGGTCGTTGGGCAACGCATCATCGATCACCCTGAAATTAATGGCATCACGTTCACAGGCTCTAACCAAACAGGAAAGAGGGTTGCCCAAGGGGCCGTTGCACGAGATGCGAAATATCAATTGGAGATGGGCGGCAAGAATCCCATTATTATTGCGGATGATGCCGATCTTGATGAGGCTGTCGAAGCGACACTCAGTGGCGGTCTTCGTTCAACAGGTCAAAAATGTACCGCGACAAGCCGAGTCATTGTGCAGGAAGGAGTCTATGAAGCCTTCAAGAGCAAATTAATCAGTCGAACGAAAGCATTGACGGTTGGCGATGGCATGAAGGAAGACACCTGGATGGGTCCAAGTGTCAATGAGGCTCAGCTTAATACCGTACTTTCCTATATTGATCAAGGAAAAGCGGAAGGCGCGACTCTGCTTCTTGGTGGGGGTAAACCTTCAGATCCAGAGTTACAGGATGGCTTTTTTGTCGAGCCGACGATTTTTGAAGACGTTAACCCCAATATGACAATCGGACAAGAAGAAATCTTCGGCCCTGTTTTAGCTCTAATGAAGGTAGATACGATTGAAGATGCCTTAGAAGTGGCCAATCATGTTGCGTTTGGCTTGAGTGCTTCGATTTTTACTAAAAATATCGAGAATGCTTTCGAATTTGTTGAAGACATTGAAGCGGGTCTTGTCCGTGTTAATTTTGAAACAGCTGGTGTTGAACTTCAGGCGCCATTCGGCGGAATGAAGGGATCTAGTTCCGGTTCGCGTGAACAAGGCACAGCGGCGATCGAGTTTTATACATCCATCAAGACGGTGTATGTGAAACCATAG
- a CDS encoding fumarylacetoacetate hydrolase family protein has product MRIVRFLTDHRTAQLAVVSDQDLVYQLPFTDFLDFIKHSRQKQETPKALVQNIIQDSLPLETKLSELDLLAPIEAKEVWAAGVTYEQSKQGRNYEATGGKGGAPTFYDKVYDAERPEIFFKSTKERTIGPEDSVYLRSDSNWQIPEPELGLVLDDEGEILGFTVGNDMSCRDIEGENPLYLPQAKVWRHSCSIGPAIRLAETVEDPYGFQIICRIYRDQVKVFEDTADTSRLKRTYEELSTYLVRDNTVFNGTVLLTGTSIVPPNDFTLQDGDQIEIDIPGIGCLINPVKMQANQLSKTMKQ; this is encoded by the coding sequence ATGAGAATCGTTCGATTTCTTACTGACCATCGTACGGCACAATTAGCTGTTGTTTCTGATCAAGATCTTGTCTATCAATTACCGTTTACCGATTTTCTAGACTTCATCAAGCATAGTCGGCAAAAACAGGAGACACCCAAGGCTTTGGTACAAAACATTATCCAAGATTCCCTTCCATTGGAGACGAAGCTGAGTGAATTAGACTTACTTGCGCCGATTGAGGCAAAGGAAGTTTGGGCCGCTGGTGTCACTTATGAACAAAGTAAGCAAGGTCGAAACTATGAGGCCACTGGTGGAAAAGGGGGGGCACCAACTTTTTACGACAAAGTCTATGATGCCGAAAGACCTGAAATTTTCTTTAAGTCAACTAAGGAAAGAACCATTGGCCCTGAAGACAGCGTTTATTTACGAAGCGATTCGAATTGGCAAATTCCTGAACCCGAACTGGGGCTGGTTCTAGATGATGAAGGGGAAATTCTCGGATTTACGGTCGGCAATGATATGAGCTGTCGTGATATCGAGGGAGAAAATCCACTATATCTGCCGCAGGCCAAAGTTTGGCGGCACTCTTGCTCAATTGGCCCGGCCATTCGATTGGCAGAAACGGTAGAGGATCCTTATGGATTCCAAATTATCTGCCGCATTTATCGGGATCAAGTGAAGGTTTTCGAGGATACGGCTGATACCAGCCGATTGAAAAGAACATATGAGGAGTTAAGCACTTACCTTGTGAGGGATAATACCGTATTCAATGGTACTGTGTTATTAACGGGCACAAGTATCGTTCCGCCAAATGATTTTACACTTCAAGATGGGGATCAGATTGAAATCGATATCCCTGGCATCGGTTGTTTGATTAATCCAGTAAAAATGCAAGCAAATCAACTCTCAAAAACGATGAAACAATAA
- a CDS encoding IclR family transcriptional regulator, with product MPLIQSVERALTILDLFDEYAPELKITEISERMHLNKSTVHSLLKTLEKHGYIEKEADNGKYRLGMKLFERGNFVVYNLDIRSVAKKYLLDLSMKTGHTIHLVILEEKEGVYIDKVEGTSGNVQYSRIGRRAPIHSTGVGKILVAFKKEDEIANILDGYIFEKRTANTLTNQQDFLNELDKIRNQGYAIDHEENEPGICCIAFPIHNHTGEVIAAFSLSMPTPQLNTDQLNAMTSMMQDTAKQISRQMGYKPELNL from the coding sequence ATGCCATTAATCCAATCTGTAGAACGAGCACTTACTATATTAGATTTATTTGATGAATATGCACCGGAGCTTAAAATCACTGAAATTAGTGAGCGGATGCACCTTAACAAAAGCACGGTCCATTCATTACTGAAGACGCTAGAGAAACATGGTTATATTGAAAAAGAGGCTGATAATGGTAAATACAGACTAGGTATGAAGTTGTTTGAAAGAGGCAACTTTGTCGTTTACAACCTAGATATTCGATCCGTAGCCAAAAAATATTTATTAGATCTTTCGATGAAAACAGGTCACACCATCCACCTTGTGATTTTAGAAGAAAAAGAAGGCGTCTATATTGATAAAGTTGAGGGGACATCAGGCAATGTTCAGTATTCACGTATTGGCCGGCGGGCCCCAATTCATAGCACAGGAGTCGGTAAGATACTGGTTGCTTTCAAGAAAGAGGATGAGATTGCCAATATATTAGACGGTTATATATTTGAAAAACGAACTGCCAATACTTTGACGAATCAACAAGACTTTCTTAACGAATTGGACAAAATTAGAAACCAGGGTTATGCAATCGATCATGAAGAAAATGAACCAGGGATATGCTGCATTGCTTTTCCGATTCATAATCATACAGGTGAAGTGATCGCTGCTTTCAGTCTCTCAATGCCGACGCCGCAACTCAATACGGATCAATTAAACGCAATGACCTCAATGATGCAAGATACTGCAAAGCAAATTTCTAGACAGATGGGCTACAAGCCGGAGCTGAACCTATAA
- a CDS encoding U32 family peptidase has protein sequence MDQTRQKIAALGFPSSDCNDLPSSTKVFPDGAQYRIEIPSVEGTKSLEAVLEASQNYDVPIHRVSQGSGIMLLTDDELNDMVSLSKRESLEVSLFVGPRGTWDITAMPWSSGGKILGQRVEGIDQLVYAIEDIKRGCEAGLRSILVADEGLLWLVHEFKKLGELPSDLIVKVSVQMGQSNPVSIRMIENIGAGTFNVPTDLTLSRLAAIRQAVDIPLDIYVEVPDDMGGFIRHYDIPEIIRVAAPVYIKFGLRNAPNIYPSGTHLEETSMTLSKERVRRARIGFEMIQRYAPYLKTSKRGAEGLAVPAEGSLASS, from the coding sequence GTGGATCAAACAAGACAAAAGATCGCAGCGTTGGGGTTCCCTAGCTCTGACTGCAACGATCTTCCAAGTTCAACTAAAGTGTTCCCAGACGGTGCCCAATACCGAATTGAAATACCTAGTGTAGAGGGAACAAAATCGTTGGAAGCGGTTCTTGAAGCTTCTCAAAATTATGATGTTCCGATTCACCGGGTTTCACAGGGGAGCGGCATCATGCTGTTAACTGATGACGAACTTAATGATATGGTCAGTCTGTCTAAAAGGGAAAGCCTGGAGGTGAGTTTGTTTGTCGGTCCACGCGGTACATGGGACATTACAGCCATGCCATGGTCGAGCGGCGGTAAGATATTGGGCCAACGTGTGGAAGGCATCGATCAACTCGTCTATGCTATTGAAGATATTAAACGGGGGTGTGAAGCAGGACTCCGCAGTATTCTTGTTGCTGATGAAGGGCTTTTATGGTTGGTTCATGAATTTAAAAAGCTGGGTGAACTCCCAAGTGACTTGATCGTCAAAGTCTCTGTCCAAATGGGCCAATCCAATCCTGTGTCCATACGAATGATTGAGAATATAGGGGCTGGAACGTTTAACGTCCCCACTGATTTGACGCTTTCCCGGCTTGCGGCGATACGCCAGGCGGTGGATATTCCATTAGATATTTATGTTGAAGTTCCCGATGATATGGGCGGTTTCATTCGTCATTATGATATTCCGGAGATCATCAGGGTAGCAGCACCTGTGTATATTAAATTTGGCTTGCGGAATGCACCCAATATTTATCCATCAGGTACACATCTTGAAGAGACTTCAATGACTTTATCAAAAGAACGTGTGCGCCGGGCCCGGATTGGATTTGAAATGATACAAAGATATGCACCCTATTTAAAAACGTCAAAACGGGGCGCTGAAGGACTGGCTGTTCCTGCTGAAGGCAGCTTGGCATCGTCATAG
- a CDS encoding lactate racemase domain-containing protein gives MDTVKQLIQDVPIPRMSKVRQIFDDTGIPNVESEVRKQFQESEVLESISKGDKVAIAVGSRGVADIPTLTREVVNAIKSVGGDPFIVPAMGSHGGATAEGQLGVLKQLGVTEASVHAPIRSSMEVVEVGRLSNGLPIYIDKNAYTADKIVVINRVKPHTAFRGKAESGLLKMITIGLGKQKGAEAAHSYGFKYMAEHVPEMAKIVLQETPIIFGLATVENAYDRPAKIRMIPAHKMVELEPDLLLEAKTLMPSILFDPIDVLIVDELGKDISGDGMDPNITGRYPTPYASGGPSAKRIAVLGLTEKTHGNANGIGLADMTTKKVFETIDLEQGYANALTSTVVGTVKVPMVLDTEELAVKAAIKTSNAFDLHKIRMVRIKNTLDIKEIEISESLVPEARTKSNIELLTEPNTAKFLSSS, from the coding sequence ATGGATACTGTAAAACAACTGATCCAAGATGTACCGATCCCAAGAATGTCTAAGGTAAGGCAAATATTTGATGATACGGGCATTCCCAATGTGGAAAGTGAAGTACGAAAGCAGTTTCAGGAATCCGAGGTTTTGGAGTCAATTTCAAAGGGGGATAAAGTGGCAATTGCTGTTGGCAGCCGTGGCGTAGCAGATATTCCCACTCTAACGAGAGAAGTCGTCAATGCGATTAAGTCAGTAGGCGGGGATCCGTTCATTGTACCAGCCATGGGGAGTCATGGAGGTGCCACTGCTGAAGGTCAATTAGGTGTTCTCAAACAATTAGGCGTCACTGAAGCATCTGTCCATGCGCCCATCCGTTCAAGTATGGAAGTCGTAGAGGTCGGTAGACTATCAAATGGACTGCCCATCTATATCGATAAGAACGCTTATACCGCAGATAAGATTGTTGTTATCAATAGAGTTAAACCGCATACGGCTTTTCGAGGAAAAGCTGAAAGCGGACTTTTGAAAATGATAACCATCGGCCTTGGAAAACAAAAAGGCGCTGAAGCTGCTCATTCTTACGGCTTTAAATATATGGCAGAACATGTTCCAGAAATGGCAAAGATTGTTTTACAAGAAACACCGATTATATTTGGGTTGGCTACCGTGGAAAATGCTTATGATCGACCGGCTAAAATCCGAATGATTCCTGCTCATAAAATGGTCGAGTTAGAACCAGATTTGTTACTTGAAGCTAAGACATTGATGCCAAGTATTCTATTTGATCCGATTGATGTATTAATTGTTGATGAGTTAGGTAAGGACATTTCCGGAGACGGGATGGATCCAAATATAACGGGTAGGTACCCGACACCATATGCGAGTGGCGGTCCAAGTGCAAAAAGAATTGCAGTACTTGGGCTGACGGAGAAAACCCATGGCAATGCCAATGGCATTGGCCTAGCCGATATGACGACGAAAAAAGTCTTTGAAACGATTGATCTTGAACAAGGCTACGCTAATGCTTTAACAAGTACTGTGGTGGGTACTGTAAAAGTTCCGATGGTTCTTGATACTGAGGAGCTAGCTGTAAAAGCCGCTATTAAAACAAGCAATGCTTTCGATCTTCATAAGATTAGAATGGTTCGGATCAAAAATACACTTGATATTAAAGAAATAGAGATATCTGAGAGTCTTGTGCCAGAGGCAAGGACAAAATCAAATATTGAATTACTTACGGAACCGAATACAGCAAAATTTCTCAGCTCATCATAG
- a CDS encoding TRAP transporter substrate-binding protein, with the protein MKKGIKPLIASLMLPSLLMLGACGNNTDQTGGEGKSDSGIQKRTLRAGIGLPKEHPEGQGLVKFKELVEEKTDGKITIEPYFNAQLGDDQKMVGGLQAGTLDITIPSTSPLVGTVKQFGIFDFPFLFNNGEEADAILDGPVGKKVLDKLPQHDLVGLAYWENGFRNLTNSVHPVSSIEDFDGLKVRTMQNEVHLDVFKKLGANPTPMPFSEVFTALEGQTIDGQENPLATILSNKFHEVQDYLSLTKHVYTPFVFLMSQMTWEQLSEKEQTIIKNAAVEAGQYQRKANRKANKEALNKLKEKGMKVNELPQEEKKEIKTLIQPIIDKYSKKYGEALYQQMSEQLETIRNKSE; encoded by the coding sequence ATGAAAAAGGGAATAAAACCATTAATAGCGAGTTTGATGCTTCCAAGTTTGCTTATGCTTGGTGCATGTGGCAATAACACCGACCAAACAGGCGGAGAGGGAAAGAGTGATTCCGGCATTCAGAAACGTACGCTTCGCGCTGGAATTGGATTGCCAAAAGAGCATCCTGAGGGGCAAGGATTAGTTAAATTTAAAGAACTTGTCGAGGAAAAAACCGACGGAAAAATAACGATTGAACCTTATTTTAATGCGCAATTAGGTGATGATCAAAAAATGGTCGGAGGTCTACAGGCAGGCACCCTAGATATTACAATTCCATCGACTTCACCCCTAGTGGGTACAGTCAAACAATTTGGCATTTTTGATTTTCCGTTTCTTTTTAATAACGGAGAAGAAGCTGATGCCATTCTTGATGGACCCGTCGGAAAAAAGGTACTAGATAAGTTGCCCCAACACGATTTAGTGGGTTTAGCGTATTGGGAAAATGGGTTTAGAAATTTGACCAATAGTGTCCATCCCGTTAGTAGTATAGAAGATTTTGATGGGTTGAAAGTCCGGACGATGCAGAATGAAGTACATTTAGATGTGTTTAAAAAGCTCGGTGCCAATCCAACACCTATGCCTTTCTCGGAAGTGTTTACGGCTTTGGAAGGTCAAACCATTGATGGGCAAGAGAATCCTTTAGCGACTATACTATCCAACAAGTTTCATGAGGTTCAGGATTATCTGAGTTTAACGAAGCACGTCTATACGCCCTTTGTATTCTTAATGAGTCAAATGACGTGGGAGCAACTATCGGAGAAAGAGCAGACCATCATAAAGAATGCGGCGGTAGAAGCTGGTCAATATCAAAGAAAAGCGAATCGAAAGGCGAATAAGGAAGCCCTTAACAAACTAAAAGAAAAGGGGATGAAAGTTAACGAATTGCCACAAGAAGAGAAAAAAGAGATAAAGACATTGATTCAACCTATCATAGATAAGTATTCAAAAAAATATGGTGAGGCGTTATATCAGCAGATGAGTGAGCAGCTTGAGACAATCCGTAACAAATCTGAGTGA
- a CDS encoding C-terminal binding protein: MKKWKVVVSDWEFESLNYESDILNHEQVEFVPAQCKTEQEVIENCWDADAIINQYAPMSKTVIDALDHCKVIARYGVGVNTIDLPAATEKGICVTNVPDYCMDEVSDHALALILSWVRKVTFTNNRTKAYDWDFKVSRPIYRLNGRMLGLVGLGKIPQRLSEKAQALGLNVVAYDPYMSEEFASQLNVQLVSLSELCKKADIISVHTPLTNETQGLISQPQFEDMKKEAFIVNTSRGPVIDEDALVEALRTHLIAGAALDVVEEEPISQEHPLLQMENVILTPHMAWYSEQAEMEMRSKVAMGIVDVLLYEQYPKYLVNNQVIDKRFLQMHEGEKRYEMIANKMEGVK; the protein is encoded by the coding sequence TTGAAAAAATGGAAAGTCGTTGTATCAGATTGGGAGTTTGAAAGTTTGAATTATGAAAGCGATATATTGAATCATGAACAGGTTGAATTCGTCCCTGCACAATGTAAGACAGAACAAGAGGTCATCGAAAATTGTTGGGACGCTGATGCCATTATTAATCAATATGCTCCTATGAGTAAAACCGTTATTGATGCATTGGACCATTGCAAAGTCATTGCCCGTTATGGTGTCGGCGTCAATACGATTGATTTGCCGGCGGCAACAGAAAAGGGCATTTGTGTAACGAATGTTCCTGATTATTGCATGGATGAAGTATCGGATCATGCCCTTGCTCTCATATTAAGCTGGGTTAGAAAGGTCACTTTTACTAATAACAGAACAAAGGCATATGACTGGGATTTCAAGGTATCTCGACCGATTTATCGCCTGAACGGGCGAATGCTAGGGCTTGTCGGACTTGGGAAAATTCCGCAAAGATTGTCCGAAAAGGCTCAAGCATTGGGGTTAAATGTGGTTGCCTATGATCCTTACATGTCAGAGGAGTTCGCTAGCCAACTCAATGTTCAACTCGTTTCATTAAGCGAATTATGTAAGAAGGCTGATATCATCTCGGTTCATACGCCATTAACGAATGAGACCCAGGGACTTATAAGTCAACCACAATTTGAAGACATGAAAAAAGAAGCTTTCATTGTCAATACATCAAGAGGTCCTGTGATTGATGAAGATGCTTTGGTGGAAGCATTGAGGACTCACTTGATCGCAGGTGCCGCACTAGATGTTGTAGAGGAAGAACCCATCAGTCAGGAACACCCACTTTTGCAAATGGAAAATGTCATACTAACGCCACATATGGCCTGGTATTCAGAACAGGCCGAGATGGAAATGCGTTCAAAAGTGGCAATGGGAATTGTCGACGTTCTTTTATATGAACAATATCCCAAATATTTAGTCAACAACCAAGTGATAGACAAACGGTTTCTTCAAATGCATGAGGGTGAAAAGCGATATGAAATGATAGCCAATAAAATGGAGGGTGTTAAATGA